From the Sebastes umbrosus isolate fSebUmb1 chromosome 2, fSebUmb1.pri, whole genome shotgun sequence genome, one window contains:
- the LOC119501086 gene encoding beta-1,3-galactosyltransferase 2-like isoform X2 — MEPENRRCCSWSRRQGFLLVLVLAAVLFFYTTDKTEIMLNWSPVKWWIPFKSLRQNVVSGSNTSTPALPHTENIMTTNVTDLTGQTNGSVALTQQIQAPTDPAKPPPYKSPGLYFVEYPNEYHFIINEQNKCEQQKPFLVLMVPVAPSNRAHRDVIRSTWGGESQVLGKVVQLFFLLGRHAGERAQQLHEQLMEESREHRDLIQSDFLDCYKNLTIKTMVMLEWLDSHCSNAAYAMKIDSDMFLNVPKLIEMLLTAPKTNYMTGEVVRGAAVRRDKPSKWFVPVEVYSQAYYPVYTLGLGYVLSLDLPKKLVEASRHVKAFYIEDVYLGMCMQHLGIPYTQSGGYFHVFPVSYSRCAYARLIATTRSENTDGVEVWKDFKRPGPQCP; from the coding sequence ATGGAGCCAGAAAACAGGAGATGCTGTAGTTGGTCACGACGCCAGGGTTTCCTCCTCGTCCTGGTGTTGGcagcagttttgtttttctacaccACCGACAAAACGGAGATAATGTTGAACTGGAGCCCAGTAAAATGGTGGATTCCATTTAAAAGTCTGAGACAAAATGTCGTCTCTGGTTCCAACACCAGCACACCTGCACTTCCTCATACTGAGAATATCATGACAACCAATGTGACTGATCTGACTGGACAGACAAATGGTTCTGTGGCGCTGACTCAACAGATACAGGCACCAACTGACCCGGCAAAACCGCCTCCTTATAAATCTCCGGGCCTGTACTTTGTGGAGTACCCCAACGAGTACCACTTCATTATAAACGAGCAAAACAAATGTGAGCAGCAGAAGCCTTTCCTGGTTCTGATGGTTCCTGTGGCGCCCAGCAACAGGGCGCATCGCGACGTCATCCGCAGCACCTGGGGAGGCGAGAGTCAGGTTCTGGGCAAAGTGgtgcagctgttcttcctgctgGGGCGGCACGCCGGAGAAAGAGCGCAGCAGCTCCACGAgcagctgatggaggagagcCGAGAGCATCGGGACCTGATCCAGAGCGACTTCCTGGACTGCTACAAGAACCTGACCATAAAGACCATGGTGATGCTGGAGTGGCTGGACTCCCACTGCTCCAACGCCGCTTATGCCATGAAGATTGACTCGGACATGTTTCTGAATGTGCCCAAACTCATCGAGATGTTGTTAACGGCTCCAAAGACAAACTACATGACCGGAGAAGTGGTGAGAGGAGCTGCAGTCCGGAGAGATAAACCATCCAAGTGGTTTGTACCTGTGGAGGTTTACTCTCAGGCCTATTACCCAGTTTACACTTTGGGTCTGGGCTACGTCTTGTCTCTCGACCTCCCTAAAAAGCTTGTGGAGGCATCCAGACATGTTAAAGCTTTTTACATTGAAGACGTGTATTTGGGGATGTGTATGCAGCACTTGGGCATCCCTTACACCCAAAGCGGGGGTTATTTCCACGTATTTCCTGTGTCATACAGTCGCTGTGCGTACGCCAGGCTAATAGCCACCACtagatctgaaaacactgatGGAGTGGAGGTTTGGAAAGACTTTAAAAGACCGGGTCCACAATGTCCATAA
- the LOC119501086 gene encoding beta-1,3-galactosyltransferase 2-like isoform X1: MLVADPVFSHSQGPEMEPENRRCCSWSRRQGFLLVLVLAAVLFFYTTDKTEIMLNWSPVKWWIPFKSLRQNVVSGSNTSTPALPHTENIMTTNVTDLTGQTNGSVALTQQIQAPTDPAKPPPYKSPGLYFVEYPNEYHFIINEQNKCEQQKPFLVLMVPVAPSNRAHRDVIRSTWGGESQVLGKVVQLFFLLGRHAGERAQQLHEQLMEESREHRDLIQSDFLDCYKNLTIKTMVMLEWLDSHCSNAAYAMKIDSDMFLNVPKLIEMLLTAPKTNYMTGEVVRGAAVRRDKPSKWFVPVEVYSQAYYPVYTLGLGYVLSLDLPKKLVEASRHVKAFYIEDVYLGMCMQHLGIPYTQSGGYFHVFPVSYSRCAYARLIATTRSENTDGVEVWKDFKRPGPQCP; encoded by the exons ATGTTGGTGGCTGATCCAGTTTTCTCTCACAG CCAGGGGCCGGAGATGGAGCCAGAAAACAGGAGATGCTGTAGTTGGTCACGACGCCAGGGTTTCCTCCTCGTCCTGGTGTTGGcagcagttttgtttttctacaccACCGACAAAACGGAGATAATGTTGAACTGGAGCCCAGTAAAATGGTGGATTCCATTTAAAAGTCTGAGACAAAATGTCGTCTCTGGTTCCAACACCAGCACACCTGCACTTCCTCATACTGAGAATATCATGACAACCAATGTGACTGATCTGACTGGACAGACAAATGGTTCTGTGGCGCTGACTCAACAGATACAGGCACCAACTGACCCGGCAAAACCGCCTCCTTATAAATCTCCGGGCCTGTACTTTGTGGAGTACCCCAACGAGTACCACTTCATTATAAACGAGCAAAACAAATGTGAGCAGCAGAAGCCTTTCCTGGTTCTGATGGTTCCTGTGGCGCCCAGCAACAGGGCGCATCGCGACGTCATCCGCAGCACCTGGGGAGGCGAGAGTCAGGTTCTGGGCAAAGTGgtgcagctgttcttcctgctgGGGCGGCACGCCGGAGAAAGAGCGCAGCAGCTCCACGAgcagctgatggaggagagcCGAGAGCATCGGGACCTGATCCAGAGCGACTTCCTGGACTGCTACAAGAACCTGACCATAAAGACCATGGTGATGCTGGAGTGGCTGGACTCCCACTGCTCCAACGCCGCTTATGCCATGAAGATTGACTCGGACATGTTTCTGAATGTGCCCAAACTCATCGAGATGTTGTTAACGGCTCCAAAGACAAACTACATGACCGGAGAAGTGGTGAGAGGAGCTGCAGTCCGGAGAGATAAACCATCCAAGTGGTTTGTACCTGTGGAGGTTTACTCTCAGGCCTATTACCCAGTTTACACTTTGGGTCTGGGCTACGTCTTGTCTCTCGACCTCCCTAAAAAGCTTGTGGAGGCATCCAGACATGTTAAAGCTTTTTACATTGAAGACGTGTATTTGGGGATGTGTATGCAGCACTTGGGCATCCCTTACACCCAAAGCGGGGGTTATTTCCACGTATTTCCTGTGTCATACAGTCGCTGTGCGTACGCCAGGCTAATAGCCACCACtagatctgaaaacactgatGGAGTGGAGGTTTGGAAAGACTTTAAAAGACCGGGTCCACAATGTCCATAA
- the LOC119502150 gene encoding interleukin-17C-like, with protein sequence MSRLISLQMISLLIFTDHLLSAAAGSSSGCVSGQLVNISLNRFQRSYSDKQRFFKVPQDTRTNRELNNRSLSPWNYTFDREVDRSPYEIPFAKCLHLGCIINQREVMDYNSVPVFASLMVMRKTPCKRDPKKYKAKKDVINVPVACTCVVPKYA encoded by the exons ATGAGCAGATTAATCAGCCTGCAGATG ATCTCTCTGCTGATCTTCACCGACCACCTCCTCTCAGCTGCTGCTGGCAGCTCCTCCGGCTGTGTCAGTGGGCAACTGGTTAACATCAGTCTGAACCGGTTCCAGAGGAGCTACTCAGATAAACAGAGGTTCTTTAAGGTCCCGCAAGACACAAGGACGAACAGAGAGCTGAACAACCGTTCCCTGTCTCCATGGAACTACAC CTTCGACAGAGAAGTCGACAGGTCTCCTTATGAGATCCCCTTCGCCAAGTGTCTTCATCTCGGCTGCATCATCAACCAGCGTGAAGTCATGGACTACAACTCGGTGCCTGTGTTTGCTTCGCTGATGGTCATGAGGAAGACTCCGTGCAAACGAGACCCAAAGAAATACAAGGCCAAGAAGGATGTTATCAACGTCCCCGTGGCCTGCACTTGTGTTGTGCCCAAGTACGCTTAG